One stretch of Clavibacter michiganensis DNA includes these proteins:
- a CDS encoding cation:dicarboxylate symporter family transporter, translating into MTNPIAALRRLDRQHYLYIAVIVAVILGVTVGLVAPEAGVALKPIGDAFVALIKMMIAPIIFCTIVLGVGSVAKAATVGRVGGLALLYFIVMSTFALAIGLVVGNLIHPGEGLDLSGLRAPEGSTEAAGETDFLLSIIPTSLLSSLTSGSILQTLFVALLVGFALQQLGKRGEPVLEGIRNIQILVFRILSMVMWVAPLGAFGAIAAVVGATGFQAVISLATLMIGFYITCALFIVVILGSLLWFVTRVSIFKLMRYLGREYLLIVSTSSSEVALPRLIAKMEHVGVSKPVVGITVPTGYSFNLDGTAIYLTMASLFIASALGSPLALGEQVSLLVFMIIASKGAAGVTGAGLATLAGGLQSHRPDLVDGVGLIVGIDRFMSEARALTNFTGNAVATLLIGTWTRGIDADRVALVLGGGDPFDEKTMGTDHEAQLAAPAEALEADVTRAGERGDEPRTPAR; encoded by the coding sequence ATGACCAACCCCATCGCCGCGCTCCGTCGCCTGGACCGCCAGCACTACCTCTACATCGCCGTCATCGTCGCGGTGATCCTCGGCGTCACGGTCGGGCTCGTCGCCCCCGAGGCGGGCGTGGCCCTGAAGCCGATCGGCGACGCGTTCGTCGCCCTCATCAAGATGATGATCGCGCCCATCATCTTCTGCACCATCGTGCTCGGCGTCGGCTCGGTGGCGAAGGCCGCCACGGTCGGCCGGGTCGGCGGCCTCGCGCTCCTCTACTTCATCGTCATGTCGACGTTCGCGCTCGCGATCGGCCTCGTCGTCGGCAACCTCATCCACCCGGGCGAGGGCCTCGACCTCAGCGGGCTGCGCGCGCCGGAGGGCTCGACCGAGGCGGCGGGCGAGACGGACTTCCTCCTCTCGATCATCCCCACGTCGCTGCTCTCGTCGCTCACCTCGGGCAGCATCCTGCAGACGCTGTTCGTGGCCCTCCTCGTCGGCTTCGCCCTGCAGCAGCTCGGCAAGCGCGGCGAGCCCGTGCTCGAGGGCATCCGCAACATCCAGATCCTCGTGTTCCGCATCCTCAGCATGGTGATGTGGGTGGCCCCGCTCGGCGCGTTCGGCGCGATCGCGGCGGTCGTCGGCGCCACCGGGTTTCAGGCGGTCATCAGCCTCGCGACCCTCATGATCGGCTTCTACATCACGTGCGCGCTGTTCATCGTCGTGATCCTCGGCTCGCTCCTCTGGTTCGTCACCCGCGTCAGCATCTTCAAGCTGATGCGCTACCTCGGCCGCGAGTACCTCCTCATCGTGTCCACGTCCTCGTCCGAGGTCGCCCTGCCCCGCCTCATCGCGAAGATGGAGCACGTGGGCGTCTCCAAGCCCGTCGTCGGCATCACCGTGCCCACCGGCTACTCGTTCAACCTCGACGGGACGGCCATCTACCTCACGATGGCGTCCCTCTTCATCGCCAGCGCGCTCGGCAGCCCGCTGGCCCTCGGCGAGCAGGTGTCGCTGCTGGTGTTCATGATCATCGCGTCGAAGGGCGCGGCGGGCGTCACGGGCGCCGGCCTCGCGACCCTCGCGGGCGGCCTGCAGTCGCACCGGCCGGACCTGGTGGACGGCGTCGGCCTCATCGTCGGCATCGACCGCTTCATGTCGGAGGCGCGCGCCCTCACGAACTTCACCGGCAACGCGGTCGCGACGCTCCTCATCGGCACCTGGACCCGCGGCATCGACGCCGACCGCGTCGCCCTCGTCCTCGGCGGCGGCGACCCCTTCGACGAGAAGACCATGGGCACCGATCACGAGGCCCAGCTGGCGGCCCCCGCCGAGGCCCTCGAGGCGGACGTGACGCGGGCGGGAGAGCGCGGCGACGAGCCGCGCACCCCCGCCCGCTGA
- a CDS encoding sensor histidine kinase — MARRALADRIRSSRVGLPRGIAARLLVVQLAVLLLVAVVATAALWSDSRQRAEQAAADRSLAVATTVADSPRVAEGLASADPTAALLDYSLDVTRDTGVDFVTIMDRDTVRVTHPDLDEIGRRYLGTTGPALAGRSLTETFTGTLGPSVRAVVPVRDADGGIVGLVAAGVTVDRVTEVLGARIPGLVGTVGALALLLAAGAVLLSRSLERTTWGLGPEEMARMLAYYESVLHSVGEGIVLVDRDRRLVLHNDQAAELLDLELDPAAGPVEVRALGLPPAIERLLLEGSTADEVVHLPSGRVLVVTQRPALPTGRTGSAARLGTVTTLRDRTEIQRLSGELATLRTLSDAMRAQTHEFANRLHTIVSLIELERTREALALAASELETDRRASEGGLAADADPVVRALVRGKTAQAAERGVELSVRVADGTGDPGVPATELVTIVGNLVDNAIDAAADPSVATARGDDRGRVELSLSRTEAGALVVEVADDGPGVDPAVRPRVLEFGVTTKTGDAGPRGVGLALVARSAARLGGRVEVGDADAPLGGARVRVVLPADPAAARGAGRADALDGGVRA, encoded by the coding sequence ATGGCGCGACGCGCGCTCGCCGACCGCATCCGCTCCTCCCGCGTCGGCCTCCCCCGTGGCATCGCGGCCCGTCTGCTGGTGGTCCAGCTCGCGGTCCTGCTCCTCGTCGCCGTCGTCGCCACCGCGGCGCTGTGGTCCGACTCCCGGCAGCGCGCCGAGCAGGCCGCCGCGGATCGGAGCCTGGCCGTCGCGACGACCGTGGCCGACTCGCCGCGGGTGGCGGAGGGCCTCGCGTCCGCGGATCCCACGGCCGCCCTCCTCGACTACTCGCTGGACGTGACGCGCGACACCGGGGTCGACTTCGTCACGATCATGGACCGCGACACCGTGCGCGTCACGCACCCCGACCTCGACGAGATCGGCCGCAGGTACCTCGGCACCACGGGCCCGGCGCTCGCCGGCCGGTCGCTGACCGAGACGTTCACGGGGACGCTGGGGCCGAGCGTCCGCGCGGTCGTGCCCGTGCGCGACGCGGACGGCGGCATCGTCGGGCTGGTCGCGGCCGGCGTCACCGTCGACCGCGTCACCGAGGTGCTGGGCGCCAGGATCCCCGGGCTCGTCGGCACGGTCGGGGCGCTCGCGCTCCTGCTCGCCGCCGGGGCCGTGCTCCTCAGCCGATCGCTCGAGCGGACGACGTGGGGGCTCGGCCCCGAGGAGATGGCGCGCATGCTCGCGTACTACGAGTCGGTGCTGCACTCGGTCGGCGAGGGGATCGTGCTCGTCGACCGCGACCGGCGGCTCGTGCTCCACAACGACCAGGCGGCCGAGCTGCTCGACCTCGAGCTGGATCCCGCGGCCGGCCCCGTCGAGGTCCGGGCGCTCGGGCTGCCGCCCGCGATCGAGCGGCTGCTGCTCGAGGGGTCGACGGCCGACGAGGTCGTGCACCTGCCCAGCGGGCGCGTGCTCGTCGTGACGCAGCGGCCGGCGCTGCCGACGGGACGCACGGGCAGCGCCGCGCGGCTCGGGACGGTGACGACGCTGCGCGACCGGACGGAGATCCAGCGCCTGTCGGGCGAGCTCGCGACGCTGCGGACCCTCTCGGACGCCATGCGGGCGCAGACCCACGAGTTCGCCAACCGGCTGCACACGATCGTCTCGCTCATCGAGCTGGAGCGGACGCGCGAGGCGCTGGCGCTCGCGGCATCCGAGCTCGAGACGGACCGGCGCGCGTCGGAGGGCGGGCTGGCGGCGGACGCGGATCCCGTCGTGCGCGCCCTCGTGCGCGGCAAGACGGCGCAGGCGGCCGAGCGCGGCGTGGAGCTGTCCGTGCGCGTGGCCGACGGCACGGGCGATCCGGGCGTGCCCGCGACCGAGCTCGTGACGATCGTCGGGAACCTGGTGGACAACGCGATCGACGCGGCGGCCGACCCGTCCGTCGCCACGGCGCGCGGGGACGACCGCGGGCGGGTCGAGCTGTCGCTGTCGCGCACGGAGGCGGGCGCGCTCGTCGTCGAGGTGGCGGACGACGGTCCGGGCGTGGATCCCGCGGTCCGGCCGCGCGTGCTGGAGTTCGGGGTCACGACCAAGACGGGCGACGCGGGACCACGCGGCGTGGGCCTCGCGCTCGTGGCGCGCTCGGCCGCGCGGCTCGGCGGACGGGTCGAGGTGGGCGACGCGGACGCTCCGCTGGGCGGGGCGCGCGTGCGGGTCGTGCTGCCCGCGGATCCGGCCGCCGCCCGGGGAGCCGGCCGCGCCGACGCGCTCGACGGCGGGGTCCGCGCGTGA
- a CDS encoding response regulator yields the protein MIRVLVVDDDALTAEAHALYVGRLDGFEVAGLAHTGGEALRLVAEAGPDGIDLVLLDMTLPDMHGLEVCRRLRAAGRATDVVAVTAVRDQAVVRSSVTAGIVQYLIKPFTFAAFAEKMAAYVGYREGLGAGSGSTTQLQVDRALAALRSPASDARLPKGMSAETLDLVRGIARGDAPATAAEGVSAAEVSGALDVSRVTARRYLEYLADVGQVERVPRYGTPGRPELGYRWTS from the coding sequence GTGATCCGCGTGCTGGTCGTCGACGACGACGCGCTGACCGCGGAGGCGCACGCCCTCTACGTCGGCCGGCTCGACGGCTTCGAGGTCGCGGGTCTCGCGCACACGGGCGGCGAGGCGCTGCGGCTCGTGGCGGAGGCCGGACCCGACGGGATCGACCTGGTGCTGCTCGACATGACGCTGCCCGACATGCACGGCCTCGAGGTGTGCCGCCGCCTGCGGGCCGCCGGTCGCGCGACCGACGTGGTGGCCGTGACCGCGGTGCGCGACCAGGCCGTCGTGCGGAGCTCGGTGACGGCCGGCATCGTGCAGTACCTCATCAAGCCGTTCACGTTCGCGGCCTTCGCGGAGAAGATGGCGGCGTACGTCGGCTACCGCGAGGGGCTCGGCGCGGGCAGCGGGAGCACCACGCAGCTGCAGGTGGATCGGGCGCTCGCGGCGCTGCGCTCCCCCGCGTCGGACGCGCGGCTGCCCAAGGGCATGTCGGCGGAGACGCTCGACCTGGTGCGCGGGATCGCGCGGGGCGACGCGCCCGCGACCGCCGCCGAGGGCGTCTCGGCGGCGGAGGTGTCGGGCGCGCTCGACGTGTCTCGCGTGACCGCGCGCCGGTACCTCGAATACCTCGCGGACGTCGGCCAGGTGGAGCGGGTGCCGCGCTACGGGACGCCCGGCCGACCCGAGCTCGGGTACCGCTGGACGAGCTGA
- a CDS encoding M4 family metallopeptidase, whose amino-acid sequence MRRTILPPYLLTRLAEADPDRMAAARQAARRALRDQGPLIHDRRGTGAAPDASALAERDPSGIHRTISDAGNREELPGRAVRVEGAPDTGDAQVDEAYVGLGATYALFSEVYGRESLDDRGLPLLATVHYGEEYDNAFWDGTRMVFGDGDGEVFAPFTRSLTVIGHELTHGVTELTLGLVYQGQSGALNESISDVFGVLVEQHALGQTAAEATWLVGPELFLERSTGLALRSMRAPGTAYDDDVLGKDPQPGHMDDYVETQEDNGGVHINSGIPNRAFFLAATGIGGAAWEGAGRVWYDVIESGAVRADADFPAFARATVDAASARYGEGASEVAAVQAAWEGVGIEV is encoded by the coding sequence ATGAGACGCACCATCCTCCCGCCGTACCTGCTGACCCGCCTCGCCGAGGCCGACCCCGACCGCATGGCCGCCGCCCGCCAGGCCGCCCGCCGCGCCCTCCGCGACCAGGGGCCGCTCATCCACGACCGTCGCGGGACGGGCGCCGCGCCGGACGCGTCGGCGCTCGCCGAGCGGGACCCGTCGGGGATCCACCGCACCATCTCGGACGCGGGGAACCGCGAGGAGCTCCCGGGCCGCGCGGTGCGGGTCGAGGGCGCGCCCGACACGGGCGACGCCCAGGTCGACGAGGCCTACGTGGGGCTCGGCGCCACGTACGCGCTCTTCTCCGAGGTGTACGGCCGCGAGTCGCTCGACGACCGCGGCCTGCCGCTGCTCGCGACCGTGCACTACGGCGAGGAGTACGACAACGCCTTCTGGGACGGCACCCGCATGGTCTTCGGCGACGGGGACGGCGAGGTGTTCGCGCCCTTCACGCGGTCGCTCACGGTCATCGGGCACGAGCTGACCCACGGGGTCACCGAGCTGACGCTCGGCCTCGTCTACCAGGGGCAGTCGGGCGCGCTCAACGAGTCCATCTCCGACGTGTTCGGCGTGCTCGTGGAGCAGCACGCGCTCGGGCAGACGGCTGCCGAGGCCACGTGGCTCGTCGGGCCGGAGCTGTTCCTGGAGCGATCGACGGGGCTCGCGCTCCGCTCCATGCGCGCGCCCGGCACCGCGTACGACGACGACGTGCTCGGGAAGGACCCGCAGCCCGGCCACATGGACGACTACGTGGAGACCCAGGAGGACAACGGCGGCGTCCACATCAACTCCGGGATCCCGAACCGCGCGTTCTTCCTGGCGGCCACCGGGATCGGCGGTGCGGCCTGGGAGGGCGCGGGCCGCGTCTGGTACGACGTGATCGAGTCGGGCGCCGTGCGGGCCGACGCGGATTTCCCGGCGTTCGCTCGGGCCACGGTCGACGCCGCGTCCGCGCGGTACGGTGAGGGCGCGTCCGAGGTCGCCGCGGTCCAGGCGGCGTGGGAGGGCGTCGGGATCGAGGTCTAG
- a CDS encoding protealysin inhibitor emfourin, with amino-acid sequence MSRTGGMAGMTRTWSVRVDAGASEWGELVDACPWDEPAVPTPGADRFVYLVRAGDREARLGEAAVDGPWRRLVDRVRDASRESLGG; translated from the coding sequence GTGTCGCGCACGGGCGGGATGGCGGGCATGACCCGCACCTGGTCAGTGCGCGTGGACGCCGGCGCGTCCGAGTGGGGCGAGCTCGTCGACGCCTGCCCCTGGGACGAGCCCGCCGTGCCCACGCCCGGCGCCGACCGCTTCGTGTACCTCGTGCGCGCGGGCGACCGCGAGGCGCGCCTCGGCGAGGCCGCGGTCGACGGTCCGTGGCGTCGGCTCGTCGACCGGGTGCGCGACGCGTCCCGTGAGAGCCTCGGAGGATGA
- a CDS encoding DUF3097 domain-containing protein: MTPPPFDDDRYGQDVLAAGWRGPAKKAPRPQDATRDLVVEELSSGFCGAIVRVESGMVVLEDFRRKQRTFPLGGSFLLEGEPVALRVPRAAPAGPARTASGSLAVSDRQARVALPSRIFVEGRHDAELVEKVWGEDLRIEGVVVEYLEGVDHLDEELDRFRPGKGRRVGVLVDHLVKGSKESRIAEAVARGPHRAHALVVGHPYVDVWQSVKPGRLGLREWPVIPRNVEWKHGICAALGWPHAEQADIARAWQRILGQVRSYQDLEPALLGRVEQLIDFVTDPAGR; this comes from the coding sequence ATGACGCCGCCTCCCTTCGACGACGACCGCTACGGACAGGACGTGCTCGCCGCCGGCTGGCGCGGGCCCGCGAAGAAGGCCCCGCGGCCGCAGGACGCGACGCGCGACCTCGTGGTCGAGGAGCTGTCGAGCGGGTTCTGCGGCGCCATCGTGCGCGTCGAGTCCGGCATGGTCGTGCTCGAGGACTTCCGTCGGAAGCAGCGCACGTTCCCGCTCGGCGGGTCCTTCCTGCTCGAGGGCGAGCCGGTGGCGCTCCGCGTCCCGCGCGCCGCTCCCGCCGGCCCCGCGCGCACGGCCTCCGGATCGCTCGCGGTCTCCGACCGGCAGGCCCGCGTGGCGCTGCCCAGCCGGATCTTCGTGGAGGGCCGGCACGACGCCGAGCTCGTGGAGAAGGTGTGGGGCGAGGACCTCCGGATCGAGGGCGTCGTCGTCGAGTACCTCGAGGGCGTCGACCACCTCGACGAGGAGCTCGACCGCTTCCGCCCCGGGAAGGGCCGCCGCGTGGGCGTGCTCGTCGACCACCTCGTGAAGGGATCCAAGGAGAGCCGGATCGCCGAGGCCGTCGCCCGCGGGCCGCACCGCGCGCACGCGCTCGTGGTGGGGCACCCCTACGTCGACGTCTGGCAGTCCGTGAAGCCCGGGCGCCTCGGCCTCCGCGAGTGGCCCGTCATCCCGCGGAATGTGGAGTGGAAGCACGGCATCTGCGCGGCGCTCGGCTGGCCGCACGCGGAGCAGGCGGACATCGCGCGGGCGTGGCAGCGGATCCTCGGGCAGGTGCGCTCGTACCAGGACCTGGAGCCCGCGCTCCTCGGCCGCGTGGAGCAGCTCATCGACTTCGTGACGGACCCCGCGGGACGCTAG
- a CDS encoding LacI family DNA-binding transcriptional regulator, which translates to MRRNSPRASVTLADVAALAGVSTSTASLAYRSTGSITPATRARILRAAASIGYAGPDPTARSLKSGRTGIVGVVVAGSIRRAFQNPVALATMAGLSEALDDLDVGQLLLPGRREPREGSAPLLEGMPVDAVVFLTRGEEVDALLPGLRARRIPMVGVEGPHGEGVAVVDIDDARGMGELARHVRALGHRRVAVLMRTTRIEEDGPPGPVMPVGRGLEEIVNRTIRERLRAARSVFPDAVRVEAGGRDLEAGERAAGVLLDLPSRPTAILAQNDMLAASVIRAAAARGLRVPEDLTVTGFDGAHLPWLERRLTTVEQPLHDRGVRAGRMVGELLAGRTPSDVVLPVRVRIGDTAAAPA; encoded by the coding sequence ATGAGGAGGAACTCGCCGCGTGCCTCCGTGACCCTCGCCGACGTGGCCGCCCTCGCGGGCGTCTCCACCTCCACGGCGTCGCTCGCGTACCGCAGCACCGGCTCGATCACGCCCGCCACCCGCGCCCGGATCCTGCGCGCCGCGGCCAGCATCGGCTACGCGGGGCCGGATCCCACGGCCAGGTCCCTGAAGAGCGGCCGGACCGGCATCGTCGGGGTCGTCGTCGCGGGCAGCATCCGCCGCGCGTTCCAGAACCCGGTCGCGCTGGCGACCATGGCCGGACTCAGCGAGGCGCTCGACGACCTCGACGTCGGACAGCTGCTGCTGCCGGGTCGGCGGGAGCCGCGCGAGGGATCCGCGCCCCTGCTCGAGGGCATGCCCGTCGACGCCGTGGTCTTCCTCACCCGGGGCGAGGAGGTGGACGCGCTCCTGCCCGGGCTGCGCGCGCGCCGGATCCCCATGGTGGGCGTCGAAGGGCCGCACGGCGAGGGCGTCGCCGTGGTCGACATCGACGACGCCCGCGGCATGGGCGAGCTCGCCCGCCACGTGCGCGCCCTCGGCCACCGGCGCGTCGCCGTGCTGATGCGCACCACGCGGATCGAGGAGGACGGCCCGCCCGGACCCGTGATGCCCGTGGGTCGCGGTCTCGAGGAGATCGTCAACCGCACGATCCGCGAGCGCCTCCGCGCCGCGCGCAGCGTCTTCCCCGACGCCGTGCGCGTCGAGGCGGGCGGGCGCGACCTGGAGGCGGGGGAGCGCGCCGCGGGCGTGCTGCTCGACCTGCCGTCGCGGCCCACGGCGATCCTCGCCCAGAACGACATGCTCGCCGCGAGCGTCATCCGCGCCGCCGCCGCCCGCGGGCTGCGCGTGCCGGAGGACCTCACGGTCACGGGCTTCGACGGCGCGCACCTGCCGTGGCTCGAGCGCCGTCTCACGACCGTGGAGCAGCCGCTGCACGACCGCGGCGTGCGCGCCGGGCGCATGGTCGGCGAGCTGCTCGCGGGCCGGACGCCATCCGACGTCGTGCTGCCGGTGCGCGTGCGGATCGGCGACACGGCGGCGGCGCCCGCCTGA
- a CDS encoding extracellular solute-binding protein codes for MRSASLPQQKDTRPVIPRRSLLTLAAVAAAAVSLAGCAPTTSTAAQAQNQAVTDASGSVRLFISGDTNIQSLWNDGIIPAFEKANPGASVTTTLDLHGEHDAQTMATLTSSVQAGSDPGYDLIDSGFIQAAGSADLLAPVSSSTIPNLATVPDATVKAGNGFGIPYRASSVLLAYDSTKVSTPPKSLDELLQWITDNPGQFAYNSPSTGGSGAAFVTSVLDKYVDTDTRDKMTTGYDQSLEGAWDKGFDELKSLGSSMYQDGVYPNGNNQVLDLLGTGAIEMAPVWSDQVITAQKTGTLPSTVKYTQISNPSFTGSASYLGIPKTATHQDVAQKLADYVLSAEGQAVIASTIAGYPVISLDDVPADLKDTFAAADPSTLRPGYYSKMGQDMSNLWDQKVPGQ; via the coding sequence ATGCGATCCGCATCGCTCCCCCAGCAGAAGGACACCCGACCCGTGATCCCCCGCCGTTCCCTCCTCACCCTCGCCGCGGTCGCCGCCGCCGCGGTCTCGCTGGCCGGCTGCGCGCCGACCACGAGCACCGCCGCGCAGGCCCAGAACCAGGCCGTCACCGACGCCTCGGGCTCCGTCCGCCTCTTCATCTCCGGAGACACCAACATCCAGAGCCTCTGGAACGACGGGATCATCCCCGCGTTCGAGAAGGCCAACCCCGGGGCGTCGGTCACGACGACCCTCGACCTGCACGGCGAGCACGACGCGCAGACCATGGCCACGCTCACGAGCTCCGTGCAGGCGGGTTCCGACCCGGGCTACGACCTCATCGACTCGGGCTTCATCCAGGCGGCCGGCTCGGCCGACCTCCTCGCGCCGGTCTCCTCCTCCACCATCCCCAACCTCGCGACCGTGCCGGATGCCACCGTGAAGGCGGGCAACGGCTTCGGGATCCCCTACCGCGCCTCCTCCGTGCTCCTCGCCTACGACTCCACCAAGGTGAGCACGCCGCCGAAGTCGCTCGACGAGCTGCTGCAGTGGATCACCGACAACCCCGGCCAGTTCGCCTACAACTCCCCCTCCACCGGCGGATCCGGCGCCGCCTTCGTCACGAGCGTCCTCGACAAGTACGTCGACACGGACACCCGCGACAAGATGACGACGGGCTACGACCAGTCGCTCGAGGGCGCGTGGGACAAGGGCTTCGACGAGCTGAAGAGCCTCGGCTCCTCCATGTACCAGGACGGCGTCTACCCCAACGGCAACAACCAGGTGCTCGACCTCCTCGGCACGGGCGCCATCGAGATGGCCCCGGTCTGGAGCGACCAGGTCATCACCGCGCAGAAGACGGGCACGCTGCCGTCGACCGTGAAGTACACGCAGATCTCCAACCCGTCGTTCACGGGCAGCGCGTCGTACCTCGGCATCCCGAAGACCGCCACGCACCAGGACGTCGCGCAGAAGCTCGCCGACTACGTGCTCTCCGCCGAGGGACAGGCGGTCATCGCCTCGACGATCGCCGGCTACCCCGTCATCTCCCTCGACGACGTGCCCGCCGACCTGAAGGACACCTTCGCCGCGGCCGACCCGTCGACCCTGCGTCCCGGCTACTACAGCAAGATGGGCCAGGACATGTCGAACCTCTGGGACCAGAAGGTCCCCGGCCAGTGA
- a CDS encoding ABC transporter permease, which translates to MTAVRSGLRARAGAARRVSSEARRAGIGLALALPPALLLAVFVGIPVVLAIGFSLGHTGGLNSTIASIGLGTHTATEWWGTLDAYADVFRDPRFLRDLGMTVGVTVLSTVIVLVMAVAIAINLRLRGGRLATLFAGLAVVPLFIPVVIASWAILTFYSGDGFVRTVFALVGLEGPTYGYTTVAVVIGSVWTSLPFATLMATSGVQAVPDAMIEAAKDAGASTLAIITRILVPLAAIPLVIAATFTAIGVLGSFTVPYFTGANAPSMLGVDISKYFTSFNQPQQSIVMAVVVFVMASGIAFLYVRANFRSAKKEGRV; encoded by the coding sequence GTGACGGCCGTCCGGTCCGGGCTCCGCGCCCGGGCCGGTGCAGCGCGGCGGGTCTCCTCGGAGGCCCGCCGCGCCGGCATCGGCCTGGCGCTCGCGCTGCCGCCCGCCCTGCTGCTCGCGGTGTTCGTCGGGATCCCCGTCGTGCTCGCCATCGGGTTCAGCCTCGGCCACACGGGCGGGCTCAACAGCACCATCGCCTCCATCGGCCTCGGCACGCACACGGCGACCGAGTGGTGGGGCACCCTCGACGCCTACGCGGACGTGTTCCGCGACCCGCGCTTCCTCCGCGACCTCGGCATGACGGTCGGCGTGACGGTGCTCTCCACGGTGATCGTGCTGGTCATGGCGGTCGCGATCGCCATCAACCTGCGCCTCCGCGGCGGCCGGCTCGCGACCCTGTTCGCGGGGCTCGCGGTGGTGCCGCTGTTCATCCCGGTGGTCATCGCCTCGTGGGCGATCCTCACCTTCTACTCGGGTGACGGCTTCGTGCGCACGGTGTTCGCGCTCGTGGGCCTCGAGGGGCCGACCTACGGGTACACCACGGTGGCGGTGGTCATCGGATCCGTGTGGACCAGCCTGCCCTTCGCCACGCTCATGGCGACCTCGGGCGTCCAGGCCGTCCCGGACGCGATGATCGAGGCCGCGAAGGACGCGGGTGCGTCCACGCTCGCGATCATCACGCGGATCCTCGTGCCGCTCGCCGCCATCCCGCTCGTGATCGCCGCGACGTTCACGGCGATCGGCGTGCTCGGCTCCTTCACGGTGCCGTACTTCACGGGCGCCAACGCGCCGAGCATGCTCGGCGTCGACATCTCGAAGTACTTCACGTCCTTCAACCAGCCGCAGCAGTCCATCGTGATGGCCGTCGTGGTGTTCGTGATGGCCTCCGGCATCGCGTTCCTCTACGTGCGCGCCAACTTCCGCTCCGCCAAGAAGGAGGGCCGCGTCTGA
- a CDS encoding ABC transporter permease: MRALAIPRALVTAALFALVAVFILGPLVWLAAHAFATSWDYPSLLPAGLTLHWWSVIFEDAQLAAAVKNSLYFAPLTVLVSAIVCLPAAYAFSRYEFPGRRILLVGLFATNAFPKMGLFVSMASLFYGLHLMNTVTGIVIVQLIGTVVFMTWIPAAAFSAVPRSLEEAARDAGAGRARTFLRVTLPLALPGILVAVLMSFLAAFDEAQGTYLVGAPVYMTMPTEMYSLVLNYPKQVAAVFAILLSIPSVALLLLARRYIMGGRLAEGFQIR, from the coding sequence ATGCGCGCACTCGCCATCCCCCGCGCGCTGGTCACCGCCGCGCTGTTCGCCCTCGTCGCCGTGTTCATCCTCGGACCGCTCGTCTGGCTGGCCGCGCACGCGTTCGCCACGTCATGGGACTACCCGAGCCTCCTGCCCGCGGGCCTCACCCTGCACTGGTGGTCGGTGATCTTCGAGGACGCCCAGCTCGCCGCGGCCGTCAAGAACTCGCTGTACTTCGCGCCGCTCACGGTGCTGGTGTCGGCGATCGTGTGCCTCCCCGCCGCGTACGCGTTCTCGCGCTACGAGTTCCCCGGCAGGCGGATCCTCCTGGTCGGCCTGTTCGCGACGAACGCCTTCCCCAAGATGGGCCTCTTCGTGTCGATGGCGTCGCTGTTCTACGGGCTGCACCTGATGAACACGGTCACGGGCATCGTCATCGTGCAGCTCATCGGCACGGTCGTGTTCATGACCTGGATCCCGGCCGCCGCGTTCAGCGCCGTGCCGCGCTCCCTCGAGGAGGCGGCGCGCGACGCGGGGGCCGGGCGCGCGCGCACGTTCCTCCGCGTGACCCTGCCGCTCGCGCTGCCGGGCATCCTCGTCGCCGTGCTGATGTCGTTCCTCGCCGCGTTCGACGAGGCCCAGGGCACCTACCTCGTGGGCGCGCCCGTCTACATGACGATGCCGACCGAGATGTACTCGCTCGTCCTCAACTACCCGAAGCAGGTGGCCGCCGTGTTCGCGATCCTGCTCTCCATCCCCTCCGTCGCCCTCCTCCTGCTCGCCCGCCGCTACATCATGGGCGGGCGTCTGGCCGAGGGCTTCCAGATCCGTTAG